The Labilibaculum sp. sequence GGAAGCCCGGTAAACAAAAAGGGCAAGCAGTAAATGTATCGTATACTGTACCAATTAATTTCGGAGCATAAGTTAGTTTTTAAAAAGAATTGCCCCCTGACTTCCGTCAGGGGCAATTCTTTTTACACTTCTTTGTAGCGAAAGCAATCCGTAGTATGATCGTTTACCATTCCGGTTGCCTGCATAAAAGCATAACAAATGGTTGGACCAACAAATTTGAAACCTCTCTTTTTTAAATCTTTGCTCATGGCATCCGATTCGGGTGTAGAGACAGGAACTTCAGATAGACTTGCCCAATGATTCTGAATGGTTTTTCCATCCGTAAAGCTCCATATATATTTGTCGAAACTGCCGAATTCTTCTTGAACCTCAAGAAATGCCTTAGCATTTTTTATAGCAGAAATAATTTTCAGTTTGTTTCGAATAATGCCTTCATTTTGAAGTAATTCATCTACTTTATTCTGAGTATAATTCACAATAATATTTGGATCGAAATTATCGAAAGCTTTGCGGTAGTTTTCTCGCTTTCGTAAAATGGTAATCCAACTTAAACCAGCTTGTGCTCCTTCCAAAATAAGAAATTCAAACAGCATCTTATCATCGTGCAAGGGTGCTCCCCACTTGTTATCGTGATAATCGCAATACAATGGATCGTCGCCAGCCCATTTGCATCTTGTTACAGTCATTGTTGTCAATTTTAAGTTTTCCGTTAAATATATAAAAGATAGTTTAGACTTATAAGTTGCCACCAGGCTTTAGTTAGTGGCTTTCAATAATGGTAGGAATAAATAAAATGAGTAATGATTTGCCACCATAGTTTCCCATTAATTTTTCTCATGATTTTCTTTTAGGTGGATGCAAAACAAAAAGAGACACCATTATTTGGCATCTCTTTTCAACTTTATTTGTTTTTTAAAATTCTAATTCCATCGCAAAATTGACAGGAACAGCTTTTCCTCGTTGTGATCCAGGTTTCCAATTTTCCATTTCGCCTGCAATTTTTGTGGCAGCTTTTGCAGTTATATCGTTGCTTTTGGTAAGGATCTGAATATTGGTTACTTCCCCTTTTTCATTTATGGTAAAACCAACAGTTGCTTTTCCTTCAAGTTTTTTGCCCTCAAAAAAGAGTTTGTTCTTTTGTTTTTGCACGTACTTTTCTAATCCGTATAATCCTTGATTGTATTGTGGCATATCCTCTACAATAATAAAAACAGGTTCATCCGATTTTGAAAATTCTTCAGGAGCTGGTGGTGGAGGTGGAGGTACATCTCTGTCTGAAGACAATGTATTGGTGTTAATTTTAATTCCAATGACTTCTTTTTCCAGTTGAAGATTTAAAGTTTGTTCTTTCAATTGTGGATTTATTTTCATTACGGCCGTTTTGTAGCCTACATACGAAACAACAATTTCACTTTTTGCAGATTTGGGTACATTCAGTTCAAACATTCCCTTTTTATCTGCAACAGCACCTGTTGTTGTTCCTTTTATAATTACTGATGCACCTGTAAGCACAGTTCCATCTTCATTCCGAACAGATCCACGAACTTTAATGGTCTCTTTATTTATCGGAATAGCAGAAATATTTTCTGTTGCAGGATCAGTTACCGTAGTTTTGTATTCTGGTTCGGCAAAAGCCACCAGAAGAATAGCCAGTACAGGAATTCCCCATACCATTCGAAACAATTTGCGTTTCGCTGTTTTCTCTTTCGTCATCATTTTAAATCGGGTTGGGCCTTGGGCAGAACTAAAGTGATTGGCTAATCCAATTACCTGAGTGCCCATTAGCTGGTTAATTAATAATGCCTGATACCTGACAGGTGAATGGCCCCGGGTTAATACACCTTCGTCAGCCAGGTATTCATGGTTTTGTTTAATTGCTCGTTCAAATAACCATATAAACGGATTGAACCAGAAAAACACTGTTAACAGCTCTATAATGAACAGATCGATCCAATGACGCTCTTGAA is a genomic window containing:
- a CDS encoding DNA-3-methyladenine glycosylase I, translating into MTVTRCKWAGDDPLYCDYHDNKWGAPLHDDKMLFEFLILEGAQAGLSWITILRKRENYRKAFDNFDPNIIVNYTQNKVDELLQNEGIIRNKLKIISAIKNAKAFLEVQEEFGSFDKYIWSFTDGKTIQNHWASLSEVPVSTPESDAMSKDLKKRGFKFVGPTICYAFMQATGMVNDHTTDCFRYKEV
- a CDS encoding M56 family metallopeptidase — encoded protein: MEALFEFLFRASVSMAVLFTLYWLQLRNSTHFKANRYFLLISLMISVIVALIPIQYQVTVQTTAKETFNEFSGVFNNNISSETSDINSNNNISFSSILHLIYFTGMAIVLLRIVIQCRKPLQIIAKSTPKKINNCLIYENEIYNTPFSFFNRILINPKYFKQDEINDILTHEKVHIQERHWIDLFIIELLTVFFWFNPFIWLFERAIKQNHEYLADEGVLTRGHSPVRYQALLINQLMGTQVIGLANHFSSAQGPTRFKMMTKEKTAKRKLFRMVWGIPVLAILLVAFAEPEYKTTVTDPATENISAIPINKETIKVRGSVRNEDGTVLTGASVIIKGTTTGAVADKKGMFELNVPKSAKSEIVVSYVGYKTAVMKINPQLKEQTLNLQLEKEVIGIKINTNTLSSDRDVPPPPPPAPEEFSKSDEPVFIIVEDMPQYNQGLYGLEKYVQKQKNKLFFEGKKLEGKATVGFTINEKGEVTNIQILTKSNDITAKAATKIAGEMENWKPGSQRGKAVPVNFAMELEF